Genomic window (Vigna unguiculata cultivar IT97K-499-35 chromosome 10, ASM411807v1, whole genome shotgun sequence):
agctaatactatttcatatcatgaaaattagCATTTAATGGCATAAAGGTttccactacccacatttattaaataattatttatttaattatttaaattcctcgggtcttacattcctcCTACCTTATAGAATTTTCCTCCTCGAAAAGTAAAGCTTATCAGGAAATAGATGCGGATAGGAATGCTTCATCAggtcctccatctcccaagtcatctcttGAGTCGCTTTATCCCAAAGGACCTTCACTGTCTTGATTTCCTTTTCCCTCTACTGTTTAACCTAGGAGTCCAAAATCCTCATTGGTCCAGCGTCTATCGCCAGATCTTCTCTAACCTAGATATCGTCCGCTTCCAACACATGTGAAGGGTCTACCACGTACTTCCTTAACTGTGACACGTGAAAGACATTATGCAAGTTCGCCAAGTAAGGCTGTAATACAATCTCTTACACCACTATTCCAATCCTCCGAGTAATCTGATACGACCCGATGAATCTTggagtcaacttcctcgacTTGAGAACCCTCCCAACGCCAATGGTTGGAGTCACTCTGAGAAACACATGGTCTTTAGCCTCAAGCTTTAATGGTCGTCACCTCTTATCAGCATAAGACTTCTGCCGACTCTGGGTAGCTCGCATCCGATCCTGAATCATCTTCACTTTATCAGTGGTCATCTGTAAAAACTCAGGGTCAAGCACCACGGATTCACCGTCCTGATTCCAGCACAATGGAGTCCTACATCTCCTCCCATACAATGCTTCATAAGGTGTCATTCCAATGTTGGAGTGATAGCTATTATTGTAAATAAACTCTACCAAGGGAAGTATCTCACTCCACCTGCCTAGGTGATCTAGTACGCAAGCTCGCAACAAGTCCTCCAAGGACTAGATAGTCCTTTTTGACTACCCATCTGTTTGAGGATGATATGTtgaactcatcctcaactgtGTTCCTAATGCCGCTTGCAATGACTGCCAGAATCTTGACGTAAACCTCGGATCCTTGTCTGACACTATGCTCGCTGGTATCCCATGTAATCTAACCACTTCTTTAACATATAGCTCCGCCAACCAATCCATTGTCATCTTTTGATTGATCGGTAGAAAGTGAGCACACTTCGTTAATCGATCTACAATCACCCAGATCGAATCATAACCCCTGGTAGACCTCGACACACTAGGTTCCAGCGTACCTCCCGATCTCTGGTGTTCTATCTTTGCCTTTTGACACACTAGGTAAGATGCTACAAAGTCTGCCACATCTATCTTCATATCGATCCACCAGAAAGAGTCTTTCAGgtccttatacatcttagtcataccagGATGTATGCTAAAACGACTTTTGTGGCCTTCTTCTAGAACTCTCTTCCTCAACCTTGGTCCCCATGGAACACACACCCTGTTCTTGAAACGAAGGAGACCATCCACCCTCATCTTGTAGTCTTTACCTTTTTCTGTGCCTAACCATCCCATGATCTGTTGTAATTCTGGATCCTTCCCTTGCTCGACTTTGATCTCATCAAGAAACTCATTAGTGACCTTTACCATACCACACCGGATATGGTCAAAACCTATCTGCAGTTCTAGGTTCATATCTCGAAGCTTTTCTATCAACTCTAGTTCCTTCATTATCATGGAGGACATGTGTACCCGTTTCTTGCTCAAGGCATCTGCTACAACGTTAGCTTTACCAGGATGGTATACtagctcaaagtcgtagtccttgAGGTACTCCATCCATCGCCTTTGTCGCATAtttagctccttctgatcaaataaGTACTTCAGACTCTTGTAATCGTGAAGACTTGAAATTACAAGCCATAGAGATAATGTTGCCATGTTTTGAGAGCAAATACTACTGCGGCCAGTTCTAGGTCGTGGGTGGGATAATTTTTCTCGTGCACCTTCAACTGTTGAGATGCATATACCACCAGTATTTTCTCTTGCATCAAAACGCAACCCAGACCTTGATACGACGCATCACAGTATACCTCAAATGTCTTGGTTGTATCCGAAATTGCCAAGACTGAAGTTGTGGTCAACCTTCTCTTCATCTCTGTAAAGCATGCTTCACAACTATCTGTCTAGGAGAAAGGCTGGTCTTTGCGAGTAAGTTGGGTCATGGGACTCACCAATTTAAAGAACCCTTCTACGAACCTTCTGTAATAACCTGCCAATCCTAAGAAACTCCTTATTCTGACACCGTTTGGGGTCGCTCCCACTTCATTACTGTATCAATCTTTGCTGGGTCCACTGAAAATCCTTGCGGTGAGATCACATGACCAAGAAACTGAACTTTTTCCAGCCAAAACTCGCACTTAGACAGTTTCCCGTTCAATTGGTGCTCTCTGAGTACATTCAGCACAACCCTCAGATGGTCAGGATGTTCCTCCCGATTCTTGAGTAAATAAGAATGTCGTCAATGAATACAATGACAAACTTACATAACCACAGTTGGAAAAATCTATTCATGTTGTCCTTGAATATCGTCGGGGCATTGGTCACTCCAAACAGCATCACCACGTATTCATAGTGACCATATCGAGACCTGAAGATAGTCTTCTGAACATCCTCGGGTTTGACCAAGATCTGATGATACCCAGACCGTAGATCAATTTTAGAGAATACCATGCTCCTCTCAGCTGGTCCAACAAGTCGTCAATTCTGGGTATTGGATATTTATTCTTGATCGTCAGCTTATTTAGTTGACGGTAATCCACACAGAGCCTTGAGCTCTCATCCTTCTTCTTAACTAATAGTACTGGAGCTCCCCAAGGTGACGCACTAGGCCGAAAAAATTTCTTCTCGAGTAGATCTTCGATCTGCTTCTTCAACTCAGCCAACTCCACGGGTGCCATTCTGTATGGTGCCATTGATACTGGCCCAACTCCAGGAATAAGTTCAATAGCAAAGTCTACATTCCTGCTTGGCGGTAATCCAAGAACTTCATTTAGAAATACGTCTACGTACTCATCCACTACTGGTATGCTTCTGATTAGAGCAGTTGTACTTTTCTTCTCTGTCTGAACCACTATCATGAAGTAGGAGGCTCCTTTTGTCTCTTCTTTTTGTGCCTCACGAGTAGAGATTAAGGTTAACCCTTCAGATTTTGGGAATATTACACTGCGCTGTCTGCAATCAATTACAACGTGATTGTTTGACAGCCAGTCCATTCCTAGTATCACATTCAGTCCCTCCAATGGCAAGCAAATGAGGTTCACTTTGAACCTGCGCCTTGCCACTTCTATAGAGCATCCAACACAAACTGAGTTGGTTGAGACTTGCCCAGATGCAGGTGTCGAGATCGTCAAGTCACACCCCAAGTCGCAGACTACCAGTCCAAGTCTACTCACGCATTCCTTGGAGACGAATGAGTGAGTAGCTCCTGAGTCAAACAACAGCAAGACACTATGGTTAAACAACAAACATTTGTCGAGGATGAGGTTACCTGACTGAATGGCGTCAGTGCTGGTCAGGGCAAAAACTCTCCCAGCAGCTCTCAATCTCTTTGTTAACACCTTTTGTTGTTTATTCTGTTGTGGTGTTCCTTCGGCCGGCTTCTTATTGGGACATTGCCTTGCATAATGTCCCATCTGCTCGTAGTTGTAGCACTTCACATTGTCAGCAGTACCTCCTAAACTTCCTATAGCCTTGGTACAGTTTCTGTGAAGATGCGCACCTTCGCATTTATAGCATCGTAGCCCTGGAAAGGACAATTGTGGCCTGTTGTATGGCGTCTTCTGCTACCTGGTATCCGAGGTATTCTTCTGCGTCTTCATGACCCGACTGGGTCCGATCTCCAACTCCTCCCCAGTTCTGGCCTGCTATGTAACATCCTtactggaaattacttatttaaaataaataattaagaaaataaattcaacatCAAATTGTTATTATTCCCCAAACATGggaaaatattcataaattactCCAACAGTCAACGATCAACTAAAGCTACAAAAATggtattattaaaaattttaaaatccaataaaataacaGAATTTATAAATAGTTCCTAGCTTgaatcccaagctagcccctttCTCCGTCTCAGGTGTTagcagcatcacctgtatcattAACTGCTCTcgtgtaaagaattacacgatcattgtcaagcacaaacaaaaagggtgagctcaaaagaatataagaaacatatcaattaaataatataaatacacccaattatattataatagctAGACCATGGTCAAAACCTTAATACCCCTAAGGCTTTTCAACCTCCAATTCAACAACAAAGTTAACCATGGACttaggatttatgatgctcacacgaacctgcccgctcgtggtcctgcctctacgaacctccccgctcgtagtcctactctacggacctacccgcccgtagtccaacacatgtgatccaccagctacgtacctctctgcacgcaacatctctcaattgtgagcacggaacatacgaacctacctctcTCGTATCCTCACAGGAGAGTAATtgagtatgaacctccccgctcatatcatcacatgttaaccaccattcatgaacctacccgctcatggcacaacatctcctgatccacgtTCGCACCAATGCGTACTACACACACAAACTGCACTAAATTCGCTTGGGCTAGAAGATTTGGCTTGAGCGACCAGGCCTGTCTCACTTAAGCTAATCTTTCTTGCCTGAGCAAGCGTGCTACCCTAGTTTACCTGTGAagtctcacttaggcgagctcatctcgcttgggcgagatctcTTTTCGCTCAACACAAACATCTCTCGCCTAGACGACAAGACAGCAAAACACACTCATCATGTCCCGATTTCTCGTTTAGGCAAgtacctctcgcctgagcaaggtGCTTTGTCGCTCAAACCATGGGctactcgcctgagcgacaCCCTCGAGCACAACCTCTAAACCTCTCGATTTCTTGCTGAGGCAAGAtactctcgcttgagcgagacgctCGAACAAAACTATATTTTGAGTCTCTGCTATTTTCACCTAAGCGAGCTTCACTCACCTGAGCAAAAATATCAGGCGTCTCCTCTGTTTATGCACAAAACACCAGAAAACCATACCCCATACCACAATCAATCATTACCAATCAATCCAAAAACAATGCATAAGTCATATGGACATTATTTAGACCCAATTTGACCACCAATTTCGAGATTGAACATAACATAtcataaaacacaaataatacCTCTATCATATTCATACCAGGCTATAAGGTATTGTTCAACAAATATCCAAATAACAATCTTTCCAATTCATAACACATAGGCACGAGAATTCATGGCAAGCAAGCATAAAATTATGTGAATAGAACTCTTAATCATGCACATAACCTAATACAAGAAAATAGCTCCCCTTACTTGGAATTTCTTGCTCCAATTGGGTCTTCTAACCTTAGCTTTGTAATACCCCCAATAACTCCCCTTTGCTCTTCCCACTCTTTCACATTCAAGTCACCATacattagcaaaaataaagaaatcagTTTCGTTCtcagcaaggtttgaacacacaaccatgaAATCacaaagtcaatgcacaaccaattcaaccaattatgtttcgtgataattcctataattctataattatgttatcactcaacataaccattcatattattaaaaaaattaataataaatcaaacaacacataaatggcatacataggactcaaacccaagtcctctcacacaaacaagtactctcaaccatttgagctagtacttttccacgtcacaacaattaacattaaatgtcataaaggcttctactacccgcatttattaaataattatttatttatttatttaaatttctcgggtcttacatgcTCCACCAGAATAGGGAACTCTTTGATTCGTAGGGGTACAAGGAACCTGCGTAACTCGTGCTTCAATCCATCCTCAAATTTTCTATAGCGCAACTCTTCTGTAATCGCCTGCGAGTAGAACTTCGTCAAATATTCAAATCGATCTACACAGGCCTGCACAGATCGGTTGCCTTGCTGTAGGGTGAGGAACTCTGCCTCTAGAGCATGTTTGGCTGAGTCTGAAAAGTACTTCTCTAGGAACCTCTTTTGAAAGTACACCCAGTTCACCTCCTCTTGTCGGGTCTGCATCTGCTCCTGCATCCCCGTCCACCAATACTCGGCATCGCCAACTAATAAAAAGGTGGTGAACATCAACTGTTGCGCCTAAGTGCAAGTTAGAACTCTGAATATCTCTTCACACTCTATGAGCCAAGTATCTACCTCATCAGGAGTAGCTTTGTCGCTAAACTTAGCTGGCTTGTGCCTCAGCACATCCTCCATAGTAACTGCCCTAGCAGGTGGAACCATAGCTCTCGGTTGCACTGCCACCGGCTGCATCTCATCGACCATTTTGTGGATTGCATGTGCAATCTCGTCGATTCCGACATCATTTCTCCTTCTCCTGTTTGCCATAACCTGGATGCACCAAATATTCAGCTGGTGATTCAGACAACTTTAAGTTCAATGTCACAAACAAGTAAAACAATATATTCACAATTCAAATGtgataagctcactccccaaagaTCCCAATAAATCATTGAAATCACGGCTCTGCAACCAAATGTAACGTCCTAGTCAGAAATTacttgtttaaaataaaaagaaatgaaaataataataataaacctcatttattattgagtaaattTCCAAAAcgcggaaaaatttaaaacatttcaaCGTGCAAAATTATGAAGAAAACCCTACATTGTTAAActattacaaattataaagtGTTTATAAATCCATTACAAAATAGTTCATAAACTCCCATAAAAAGAAACTAGTAAAACTCTCATAGTTGTTCACCACTTTGTCTCTAGGCATCCACACGCTCACTTGCATCAACATTTGCTctcatgtaacaagttacatgatcatcgtcaaacacatacagatagggtgagctcaattATAAACAGACAAGTACAACATGGCATAATTAAAGCATCTCATAACCATGACCCATGTTAGCATCCCCACACCACAACCCTTCATTTTATAAAACCTTATGTTGGACGCCTCATGATTCTACACCTTTTGATGAGTAcactgatcgatctttgctaTAGGAGTATCTACTCTCCCTTTCGACTACAGGcaaccacctaatagtccacacgcgaGAATGATTTGTCACGGCCACAATccgcgacaccaagtggagttccccaaaatgAACTGCAGTCTGTAGTTGTccccagactaccaaactcaatcagTTACACTAAGATGGCAATCTTTTGGAACCTCGttgtacgagccacgatctcgcacatTCCACTGGACTTCATAAACTACCAGGCTATAACCTCAAGTGACCActtgttaccccaatacaagttacactcgtaactggaccctcagccaaagcatcgcatcatgacCTTCATCCAAAGCTATGTAGAAATCCTCCTCGCGATCCAACTCTGCACTcaaaaccgcctggcgcacctctcgtgtaacatcccaatcggatattacttaattaaattaattaaagaatataatgaataaaaacttccacttttattaagtattttcccaaaacgcgggaaattggAAAACTTTACTTGCagcataattcaaatatttgcaattactttattacaaaaccaaccaaagttcaacataattataaataacatcAAAATCCTTTAAATGAAAATCCTTTCAAAAGCCCCCAAGTAGACCCTGCACTCCACCTCTAAGCATCACCTGGCTCACCTACATCATCATCTGCTCTcagataacaagttatccgatcatcgccacacacaaatagATAGGGTGAACTATGCACAACAGacaattaaatatgaataaaccCTCGCCCATCATGCGATCCCACAATGTCTTGAAATCTCTCGCTCATGACTCACTACCAAGCACATCCTGGACCtcctatggacttagtccttcaagcccaaaagGCTAGCACAACCAGACTCCGCAGCAGAAACCGCTTGGCACTGCCTAAGCGTCGCCAAGTGAAACAACACACAAATTTTTGTGAATACCCCATTATAGTCCCCTCAAGATGGGTTAGATTACCTTaccttttatattatatatatttagatatatataataagtatactttaattatttataataccaaaatataaaataaaccatTATATTATTACTACCTGTTAACGAATataaattcttatatatataattccacgtacaattattaaaataatgtactTACTTGTGAAACTGGTAGCAAAgcaaaaaaaaagggaaagcaATTCCTGTGGTTATAAAACACTAATGCACCCATCACACACTAAGGCaccaattgttaaaataatgtcGTTTTACTTATCAAACACTAAGCACCAATAAA
Coding sequences:
- the LOC114165566 gene encoding uncharacterized protein LOC114165566 encodes the protein MVVTTTRAWRLAARLVPPGGTGVAEVLEGAWHLTVMANRRRRNDVGIDEIAHAIHKMVDEMQPVAVQPRAMVPPARAVTMEDVLRHKPAKFSDKATPDEAQQLMFTTFLLVGDAEYWWTGMQEQMQTRQEEVNWVYFQKRFLEKYFSDSAKHALEAEFLTLQQGNRSVQACVDRFEYLTKFYSQAITEELRYRKFEDGLKHELRRFLVPLRIKEFPILVEHARTGEELEIGPSRVMKTQKNTSDTRNCTKAIGSLGGTADNVKCYNYEQMGHYARQCPNKKPAEGTPQQNKQQKVLTKRLRAAGRVFALTSTDAIQSGNLILDKCLLFNHSVLLLFDSGATHSFVSKECVSRLGLVVCDLGCDLTISTPASGQVSTNSVCVGCSIEVARRRFKVNLICLPLEGLNVILGMDWLSNNHVVIDCRQRSVIFPKSEGLTLISTREAQKEETKGASYFMIVVQTEKKSTTALIRSIPVVDEYVDVFLNEVLGLPPSRNVDFAIELIPGVGPVSMAPYRMAPVELAELKKQIEDLLEKKFFRPSASPWGAPVLLVKKKDESSRLCVDYRQLNKLTIKNKYPIPRIDDLLDQLRGAWYSLKLIYGLGIIRSWSNPRMFRRLSSGLDMNREEHPDHLRVVLNVLREHQLNGKLSKCEFWLEKVQFLGHVISPQGFSVDPAKIDTVMKWERPQTVSE